A window of the Vibrio ostreae genome harbors these coding sequences:
- a CDS encoding carbohydrate ABC transporter permease, which translates to MNFSQSKTMEGVSDKRFFHLNLKALTPYGFLLPFLCIFSVFGIFPLLFSVYLSFHAWNPVEGLDAMKYVGLENYQVALTDPWLWRSLKNTFWLAITSGVAQHLIAIPVAYILVSMGDRLRHWLTSAYFLPYITSTVAASLIFFNMYSPSTGIINQTLVALADSSWFGWAFAWVNDFQPIRWLDDATLVKPSIAIMVFWKYTGFNIVLYTTGLMTIPKDILEAARMDGANAFRRFWNVSLPMIRPFIFFAVTMTIIGNLQLFEEPFVLTRGTGGTGQSGLTISMYLYKVGWEWLEMGTASAISWLLFALIATCTMIQFFFFGKKGLGEQ; encoded by the coding sequence ATGAATTTCTCACAAAGTAAAACGATGGAAGGTGTATCGGATAAGCGTTTTTTTCATTTAAATTTGAAAGCGCTTACACCCTACGGTTTCTTGTTGCCATTTTTATGTATATTTTCCGTGTTTGGCATTTTTCCTTTACTGTTTTCGGTCTATCTTTCCTTTCACGCCTGGAATCCGGTGGAAGGTTTGGATGCAATGAAATACGTTGGGCTTGAGAATTATCAAGTAGCGCTTACCGACCCATGGCTGTGGCGCTCACTGAAAAATACCTTTTGGCTGGCAATTACATCGGGTGTGGCGCAGCATTTAATTGCGATTCCTGTCGCCTATATTCTCGTTTCTATGGGTGACCGTTTGCGTCACTGGCTTACCTCGGCGTATTTTTTACCTTATATTACCTCGACCGTCGCCGCATCACTGATATTTTTTAATATGTACTCACCCAGTACAGGCATTATTAACCAAACATTAGTTGCGCTGGCTGACAGCTCTTGGTTTGGTTGGGCTTTTGCGTGGGTGAATGATTTCCAGCCTATCCGCTGGTTGGATGATGCGACTCTGGTGAAACCTTCTATCGCGATTATGGTGTTCTGGAAATATACCGGTTTTAATATTGTCCTTTACACTACAGGTCTAATGACTATTCCTAAGGATATATTAGAAGCGGCACGCATGGATGGCGCCAATGCCTTCCGCCGTTTCTGGAATGTATCTTTACCTATGATCCGTCCTTTTATCTTCTTCGCTGTAACCATGACCATTATCGGTAACCTACAGCTATTTGAAGAACCTTTTGTTCTGACTCGCGGTACCGGTGGTACCGGCCAATCTGGACTGACCATTTCGATGTATTTGTACAAAGTGGGTTGGGAATGGCTCGAGATGGGTACAGCTTCGGCCATTTCCTGGCTGCTGTTTGCCCTGATTGCAACCTGTACCATGATTCAATTTTTCTTTTTTGGTAAGAAAGGCTTAGGGGAACAATAA
- a CDS encoding methyl-accepting chemotaxis protein, which yields MLLGSIVSRVYLGFFLIIFMMLFLAGVLLKSNKEVNSSLAFMVQESTPLMLHSGELKTSLLDINRHLDAYLFSVYWDELEGVSQVIDAKIASHNSLLEWFEDVAVQDPRVDDVLAKIKQKTKNSFIDINEIVQNYAHYLELKEQAMHQQSLFQSLAMQLNSNLLGNLAVTKQDDKRQVVERLLTQVGIIVGEMNEAFALQDVIETRAIGRRFHQRKQRFDKAVLEFKSLVPSFYQQSDTSLSLFQQQLFSAMGALAQHVAVVELYDTLQQQRERLREQINAQLETIDSLSDYAASSAKLRYVEAENQADRTLSTLILMSSLCVVFALFIGIHIANLIRRPSKNLLQVLNKVSAKDLTEKIKLSTRNELGYVSAQVNVVIDDLAHIIRQIGNAATQLTHASLQNQQTSEGLKLTIAEQTSQTALIATAMEEIESAVNDISCSANQTLSIVTSAVSDSTYGQQSMISNVELLNLLSLRLNETTQTIHQLNCDSEGIDSILDVISGISEQTNLLALNAAIEAARAGEQGRGFSVVADEVRVLAAKTNISTKEIQSKIEQLQTRASEAVQQITACVGDMASCISQTDSVNLSLRHVHALLNQIEDRSHHIAAATTQHQSVAKEATNHVNHIQVLAEQNLLRAEQLTAHSQSLEQMAEHQSQLTEQFQLPIKIQ from the coding sequence ATGTTATTGGGTTCGATTGTCTCTAGAGTGTATCTTGGATTTTTCCTGATTATTTTTATGATGTTATTTCTGGCCGGGGTGTTACTAAAGAGTAACAAGGAAGTGAATTCCAGTTTGGCGTTTATGGTACAAGAATCTACCCCTTTGATGCTCCATTCCGGAGAGCTTAAAACCAGTTTGCTCGATATTAATCGCCACCTGGACGCATATTTGTTTTCTGTCTACTGGGATGAACTGGAGGGAGTGAGCCAAGTTATTGATGCAAAAATCGCCAGCCATAACAGTCTCCTTGAATGGTTTGAGGATGTCGCGGTTCAGGATCCCCGGGTGGACGACGTACTTGCGAAAATAAAGCAAAAAACTAAAAATAGCTTTATTGATATCAATGAGATAGTACAGAACTATGCACATTATCTTGAGCTGAAAGAACAAGCTATGCATCAGCAGTCTCTGTTTCAATCGCTGGCGATGCAGTTAAATAGCAACCTGTTGGGTAATCTGGCAGTAACCAAACAAGATGATAAACGCCAAGTGGTGGAGAGGCTTCTTACTCAAGTGGGGATAATTGTCGGAGAGATGAATGAAGCGTTTGCGTTGCAAGACGTAATAGAAACTCGTGCGATAGGGCGGCGCTTTCACCAGCGCAAACAACGATTTGATAAAGCGGTACTTGAGTTTAAATCTCTGGTCCCCTCTTTTTATCAGCAAAGCGACACTTCGTTAAGTTTATTTCAGCAGCAATTGTTTTCTGCGATGGGTGCACTCGCACAGCATGTCGCTGTTGTTGAGCTTTACGACACGTTACAGCAGCAAAGAGAACGCTTGAGAGAGCAAATAAATGCTCAATTAGAAACAATCGATAGCTTGTCGGATTACGCGGCTTCTTCCGCTAAGTTACGTTATGTCGAAGCCGAAAATCAGGCTGATAGGACGTTAAGCACCCTCATCCTGATGTCATCGCTCTGTGTCGTGTTTGCGTTGTTTATTGGCATCCATATTGCGAACTTGATTCGCCGTCCAAGCAAAAACCTGCTGCAGGTTCTCAATAAGGTCTCTGCAAAAGACTTGACCGAAAAAATCAAGCTATCTACCCGTAATGAGCTAGGTTATGTGTCAGCCCAGGTCAATGTCGTAATCGACGACTTGGCCCATATTATCAGGCAGATAGGTAACGCCGCCACACAGTTGACTCATGCTTCGTTACAAAATCAGCAAACGAGTGAAGGGCTCAAGCTGACCATTGCGGAACAAACATCGCAAACGGCTTTGATAGCGACAGCGATGGAGGAAATAGAGTCAGCGGTCAACGATATTTCTTGTTCCGCCAATCAAACGTTATCCATTGTGACTTCGGCAGTCTCAGATTCTACTTATGGTCAACAATCAATGATAAGTAATGTCGAGCTGTTAAATCTACTGTCACTCCGTCTGAATGAGACCACGCAGACGATTCATCAGCTGAACTGTGATTCTGAGGGCATTGATTCAATTCTGGATGTCATTTCCGGTATTTCTGAACAAACCAATTTATTAGCGCTCAATGCGGCGATCGAAGCGGCGAGAGCTGGAGAACAGGGACGGGGATTTTCTGTGGTTGCGGATGAGGTTCGCGTACTTGCGGCAAAAACTAATATCAGTACCAAAGAAATTCAATCCAAAATAGAGCAACTGCAAACTCGTGCCAGTGAAGCGGTTCAGCAAATAACAGCGTGTGTGGGTGATATGGCTAGCTGCATTAGCCAGACGGACAGCGTCAATTTATCATTGCGTCATGTGCATGCCCTGTTGAACCAGATCGAAGATCGCAGTCACCACATTGCTGCTGCAACGACTCAACACCAATCGGTTGCAAAAGAAGCGACAAACCATGTCAACCACATCCAGGTATTAGCCGAGCAAAATTTACTTCGCGCCGAGCAATTGACGGCTCACAGTCAAAGTCTGGAGCAGATGGCAGAGCATCAGTCACAATTAACCGAGCAATTTCAGTTGCCTATAAAAATACAATAG
- a CDS encoding ABC transporter substrate-binding protein — MKLKTLLLSSAAAFGLVATATAANEPIRFDGFPDFDSSLKVLLPDFEKKTGIKVDYLMNNHGDHHTKLTTNLATGSGAGDVIVVDVEKIGPFVASGGLVNLSKQYQADQYKERFAPYAWAQGKGADGDMYGIPVDLGPGVMYYRTDIFKQAGLDINEVLKSWDSYIAAGEKLKQLNIQLIPSAADVAQAIIFTTVPEGEGLYFDKDGNPVVTSERFVNAFKIAKEIRDKGLDGRILAWSNEWYEGFRKGTFATQLSGAWLLGHLQNWIAPETKGKWAVSHLPNGIYGSWGGSFLSIPKQSSHQDEAWELIKYMTTERDVQLKHFSTIAAFPANTTTYDDDMFKEHIEFLGGQQARLLFAEVAKNIKPVQPSKGDHIARSIVLENALMEVLDEDKDIKTALKEAERLIKRRTRNL; from the coding sequence ATGAAACTTAAGACTCTTCTGCTATCCAGCGCAGCGGCATTTGGGCTCGTTGCCACTGCGACTGCGGCCAATGAACCGATTCGCTTTGACGGATTCCCTGATTTCGACAGTAGCTTAAAAGTGCTTCTCCCCGACTTTGAAAAAAAGACCGGCATCAAAGTAGATTACCTGATGAATAATCATGGTGATCACCATACCAAGTTAACCACCAACCTCGCGACTGGGTCCGGTGCAGGGGATGTGATTGTGGTGGATGTTGAAAAAATTGGCCCTTTTGTCGCCTCTGGCGGGCTGGTCAATTTATCCAAACAGTATCAGGCCGACCAGTATAAAGAACGGTTCGCTCCTTATGCCTGGGCGCAAGGCAAGGGCGCGGATGGCGATATGTACGGCATTCCGGTCGATTTGGGGCCAGGTGTCATGTATTACCGCACCGATATCTTTAAACAAGCCGGGTTAGATATCAATGAAGTGCTCAAAAGTTGGGATTCTTATATCGCGGCGGGTGAGAAACTTAAGCAGCTGAATATTCAGCTTATTCCGTCAGCAGCTGACGTCGCTCAGGCGATTATTTTTACTACTGTGCCTGAGGGCGAAGGCCTTTACTTTGATAAAGACGGTAACCCGGTTGTCACCTCTGAGCGTTTTGTGAATGCGTTTAAAATCGCGAAAGAGATTCGCGATAAAGGGTTGGATGGTCGCATTCTGGCGTGGTCAAACGAATGGTACGAAGGTTTTCGTAAAGGTACATTCGCGACTCAGCTTTCGGGTGCATGGCTGCTAGGTCACTTGCAGAATTGGATTGCTCCGGAGACCAAAGGAAAGTGGGCCGTGTCACATTTGCCTAACGGAATTTATGGCAGCTGGGGTGGCTCCTTTTTATCGATACCAAAACAATCGTCACATCAGGATGAAGCTTGGGAATTGATTAAATATATGACGACTGAACGTGATGTCCAACTGAAACATTTTTCTACGATTGCGGCATTCCCTGCCAATACGACCACTTATGATGACGACATGTTTAAAGAGCATATTGAGTTTTTGGGTGGCCAACAAGCGAGATTACTGTTTGCCGAAGTGGCGAAAAATATCAAGCCTGTCCAGCCATCAAAAGGCGACCACATCGCTCGTTCCATTGTATTAGAAAATGCACTAATGGAAGTATTGGATGAAGATAAGGATATAAAAACGGCGCTTAAAGAAGCCGAACGTCTAATTAAGCGCCGTACGCGTAATCTATAA